In Methylomagnum ishizawai, one DNA window encodes the following:
- a CDS encoding ProQ/FinO family protein: protein MDPTTPPPLLATLRRQYPLAFPDDPDAVLPLAIGIRETLVAQGHDLEAVRAALAHYTASAAYQRALADGTQPRIGLDGQPVGPVSPAERHKAAHHLEHPGKPYRRRRQRHGKKAHARILETLRMKAVQTQLAITLQNDSFRQCLDHATEGAATVPIAVDINGREFTAHLNPTSFRKAVAAFREAGQPVVVVEGVIKLDAQEPRIDSAHIRVKDKKPPNRPKPQATPAPAPDQKPAPATSGKPVPVVTVAKSRAPAQPQPPAQPPQPTPSPLGKPKLSLKPKPKP from the coding sequence ATGGACCCCACCACGCCACCCCCCCTGCTGGCGACCCTGCGCCGCCAATACCCCCTGGCCTTCCCCGACGACCCGGACGCCGTGCTGCCCCTCGCCATCGGCATCCGCGAAACCCTCGTCGCCCAGGGCCACGACCTCGAAGCCGTCCGCGCCGCGCTGGCCCATTACACCGCCAGCGCCGCCTACCAACGCGCCCTGGCCGACGGCACCCAGCCCCGCATCGGCCTCGACGGCCAACCCGTCGGCCCGGTGTCGCCCGCCGAACGCCACAAAGCCGCCCACCACCTCGAACACCCCGGCAAGCCCTACCGCCGCCGCCGCCAGCGCCACGGCAAAAAAGCCCACGCCCGCATCCTGGAGACCCTCCGCATGAAAGCCGTCCAAACCCAGCTCGCCATCACCCTGCAAAACGACTCGTTCCGCCAATGCCTGGACCACGCCACCGAAGGCGCGGCCACCGTGCCCATCGCCGTCGATATCAACGGACGCGAATTCACCGCCCACCTGAACCCCACCAGCTTCCGCAAGGCGGTCGCGGCCTTCCGCGAAGCCGGGCAACCCGTGGTCGTGGTCGAAGGCGTCATCAAGCTGGACGCCCAGGAACCCCGGATCGACTCGGCCCACATCCGGGTCAAGGACAAGAAGCCGCCCAACCGGCCCAAGCCCCAAGCCACGCCCGCGCCCGCCCCGGACCAAAAACCCGCCCCGGCCACCTCCGGCAAACCCGTCCCGGTGGTCACGGTCGCCAAGTCCCGCGCCCCGGCGCAGCCGCAGCCCCCGGCGCAACCGCCCCAACCCACCCCGTCCCCGCTCGGCAAACCAAAACTCAGCCTGAAACCCAAGCCCAAACCCTAA
- a CDS encoding KilA-N domain-containing protein: MANLIIADTRIHQDAEGRYSLNDLHKASGGKKKHQPSDWLRIQQTQDLIAELEREHMDSAENLIPGIPGIKPIESKAGRYGGTFVVKELVYSYAMWISPAFHLKVIRAYDALATQPRNALRYLPDAPAPFVDIPPDLETRIAAHVAGLAYVSVRDLIAMFLGDPDTDPHRRAHAPMGKLLHRLGFIRKKAVCREGRDGPRDYYLLRAAAQTTRAAPPATAGWVTLTEEELNTLCAQVRTAEIGVAAAMDAVHALEARTGRPWYGRSQAR, encoded by the coding sequence ATGGCTAACCTCATCATCGCGGACACCCGCATCCATCAAGACGCCGAAGGGCGTTACTCCCTCAACGATCTTCACAAGGCCAGCGGCGGCAAGAAAAAGCATCAGCCATCGGACTGGTTACGCATCCAACAAACTCAGGATTTGATTGCTGAGCTTGAGCGCGAACACATGGATTCAGCTGAAAATCTAATTCCGGGAATTCCCGGAATTAAACCCATCGAGTCCAAAGCTGGTAGGTACGGCGGCACCTTCGTCGTCAAGGAACTGGTCTACAGCTACGCTATGTGGATCAGCCCGGCCTTCCACCTCAAGGTCATCCGTGCCTACGACGCGCTGGCGACCCAACCGCGCAACGCCCTGCGCTACCTCCCCGACGCCCCCGCGCCCTTCGTGGACATCCCGCCCGACCTGGAAACCCGCATCGCCGCCCACGTCGCCGGGCTGGCCTACGTCTCGGTGCGCGACCTCATCGCCATGTTCCTCGGCGACCCCGACACCGACCCCCACCGCCGCGCCCACGCCCCCATGGGCAAGCTGCTCCACCGGCTCGGCTTCATCCGCAAGAAGGCCGTCTGCCGCGAAGGCCGCGACGGACCCCGCGACTACTACCTGCTCCGCGCCGCCGCCCAAACCACGCGGGCCGCGCCTCCGGCAACCGCCGGGTGGGTCACGCTGACCGAAGAAGAACTGAACACCCTCTGCGCCCAGGTCCGCACGGCGGAAATCGGCGTCGCGGCGGCGATGGACGCCGTCCACGCCCTCGAAGCCCGCACCGGCCGCCCCTGGTACGGCAGGAGCCAAGCCCGTTGA
- a CDS encoding ATP-dependent nuclease: MLEKINNRQYNIIGFSMKIQQIIIHNFRSVLDADIEVHDYMLLVGANNAGKSTILNALRVFYDDIKWSTEDFPKTETLDNESWVQLKFKLDDEEWVGLADEYKRGVTSQCLTVRRYFKSDEKGRVQKEQSNIYGFVNGEISKELFYGAKNVGTAKVGQVLYVPALANPTDQTKMSGPSPLRNMLNFLLKKVVSKSEAFKEVTAAFEKLNEEARKENGFLTEISNPLNVAIEAWGIKIDLSVDSVAPEDISKSLVRFAFLDASLGDTGFDLDRYGHGFQRSVIYELIRLAPTFKDEKKTSKKEFNPLYNLVLFEEPEAFLHPSQQESMAYHLRRLSAESGQQVFITTHSPIFAGKAAQQIGQIIRVQRSNGVTKIFQPKGTQINEVFDQGGELLIALQAFVANKTIHDNKKSRARKMIENPPEADIAIQEERFRFQLWLDSERSSLFFADKVLLVEGATERALFNYLLANDWHDLSTQRICIVDALGKFNFHRFMALFKVYGIPHGVMLDDDNNNGKDAAFHGAINDLVGASANLHTLATPVMFPICLENFLGLQTPDRDDKKPLEILKVIASGQVATNSLLALREKFCEALAIA; the protein is encoded by the coding sequence ATGCTGGAAAAAATTAATAATCGCCAATATAATATTATTGGATTCTCTATGAAAATTCAGCAAATTATTATTCATAACTTTCGATCTGTGCTTGATGCTGACATTGAGGTGCATGATTACATGTTATTGGTTGGAGCGAACAATGCTGGTAAAAGCACTATTTTGAATGCATTGCGAGTTTTTTATGATGATATAAAATGGTCAACAGAAGACTTCCCAAAAACGGAAACGCTTGATAACGAGTCATGGGTACAGCTCAAATTTAAATTAGATGATGAGGAATGGGTTGGACTTGCAGATGAATATAAAAGAGGGGTAACCAGCCAATGCTTAACAGTTCGTCGCTATTTTAAATCTGATGAAAAAGGTAGAGTTCAAAAGGAGCAAAGTAATATTTATGGTTTCGTAAATGGAGAAATCAGCAAAGAGCTATTCTATGGCGCAAAAAATGTCGGAACAGCTAAGGTCGGTCAGGTTCTATATGTGCCAGCGCTAGCTAACCCTACCGATCAAACAAAAATGAGCGGTCCATCACCTCTTCGCAACATGCTCAACTTTTTATTAAAAAAAGTCGTCTCTAAAAGCGAAGCTTTTAAAGAGGTTACTGCTGCCTTTGAAAAACTTAACGAAGAGGCCAGAAAGGAAAATGGTTTTTTAACAGAAATATCAAATCCGCTTAACGTCGCAATCGAAGCGTGGGGCATTAAAATTGATCTCTCGGTCGACTCTGTCGCGCCAGAAGATATTTCAAAATCATTGGTTAGATTTGCATTTTTAGATGCATCGTTAGGTGATACTGGTTTTGATCTTGATCGCTACGGACATGGGTTTCAACGTTCTGTAATTTATGAGCTAATTCGGTTGGCACCGACATTCAAAGATGAGAAAAAAACCAGTAAAAAGGAGTTTAATCCATTATACAATCTAGTGCTTTTTGAAGAGCCAGAGGCATTTTTGCATCCAAGCCAGCAGGAAAGCATGGCTTATCACTTGCGCCGTCTAAGTGCAGAAAGTGGACAACAGGTATTTATCACTACCCACTCACCGATCTTTGCTGGCAAAGCTGCTCAGCAAATTGGTCAGATTATCCGTGTTCAACGCAGTAATGGCGTGACCAAAATTTTCCAACCTAAAGGAACACAGATAAATGAAGTATTCGATCAAGGTGGTGAATTGCTTATAGCCCTACAGGCATTCGTTGCAAATAAAACCATACATGACAATAAAAAAAGTCGTGCACGTAAAATGATTGAAAACCCACCTGAAGCTGATATTGCTATTCAAGAGGAACGCTTTCGCTTTCAACTTTGGCTGGATAGTGAGCGGTCTTCCTTGTTTTTTGCGGACAAAGTGCTTTTAGTGGAAGGTGCGACAGAGCGAGCTTTATTTAACTATCTTCTCGCCAATGATTGGCATGATCTTAGTACGCAACGCATCTGTATTGTTGATGCTCTTGGGAAATTTAATTTCCATCGATTTATGGCGTTATTTAAAGTTTATGGCATCCCTCACGGTGTCATGCTGGATGATGACAACAACAATGGAAAAGATGCCGCTTTCCATGGTGCTATAAATGATTTAGTTGGAGCGTCGGCTAATTTGCATACGCTCGCCACACCAGTAATGTTTCCTATATGCCTGGAAAATTTTTTAGGATTACAAACACCAGATAGAGATGATAAAAAACCCTTGGAAATACTGAAAGTAATTGCATCTGGACAAGTCGCAACTAACAGTCTCTTGGCGCTTCGAGAGAAGTTTTGTGAGGCACTTGCAATTGCTTAA
- a CDS encoding type II toxin-antitoxin system VapC family toxin: MIIADTGFWVALLDRRDNLHARVRAKAARLTEPLITTVPVVTEVCYLLQTRRGPEVSAQFPLAQQDGLFRLFSIEESHLPRMAELMRQYANLPMDFADASLVILAEYLGHGRIVSIDQPGRVGRYSRPTGVFGMVGMKYMPTLLRLPCCRNPGGFIHKLNGTVWDRRITAGCRAAG, translated from the coding sequence GTGATTATCGCCGACACCGGGTTTTGGGTGGCCTTGCTCGACCGGCGCGATAACCTACACGCCCGCGTGAGGGCCAAAGCGGCCCGACTCACCGAACCGCTCATCACCACCGTGCCCGTCGTCACCGAAGTTTGCTATTTGTTGCAAACCCGCCGTGGCCCGGAAGTGTCCGCGCAATTCCCGCTCGCGCAACAGGATGGCCTGTTCCGGCTTTTCAGCATCGAAGAAAGCCATCTGCCACGCATGGCGGAACTCATGCGGCAATATGCCAACCTGCCCATGGATTTCGCCGACGCATCCCTGGTCATCCTGGCCGAATACCTGGGGCATGGGCGCATTGTTTCCATCGACCAGCCGGGTAGGGTGGGCCGGTATTCCCGGCCCACCGGGGTGTTTGGAATGGTGGGCATGAAGTACATGCCCACCCTACTTCGGTTGCCGTGCTGCCGGAATCCCGGCGGTTTCATTCACAAGCTCAACGGGACGGTATGGGACAGGCGGATCACGGCGGGGTGTCGCGCAGCCGGGTAG
- a CDS encoding helix-turn-helix domain-containing protein, with protein sequence MDEEMERFCGDLLQSVREMKTATWACKTEYVEQPDGSARRIVTRADGTVEEDGVIPAERWAALNARAKAGLSQAEFAKSLGVSKRTLQEWEQGRKRPSGAARVLLGIVARHPEVLRDAPP encoded by the coding sequence ATGGATGAGGAAATGGAGAGGTTCTGCGGAGACCTGCTGCAATCGGTCCGCGAGATGAAAACCGCAACCTGGGCTTGCAAGACCGAGTACGTCGAGCAGCCGGACGGGTCGGCGCGGCGCATCGTCACCCGCGCCGATGGCACGGTCGAGGAGGACGGCGTCATTCCCGCCGAGCGCTGGGCGGCCTTGAACGCCCGCGCCAAGGCCGGGCTGTCCCAGGCCGAGTTCGCCAAGAGCCTGGGCGTCTCCAAGCGCACCTTGCAGGAATGGGAGCAGGGCCGTAAGCGGCCCTCCGGCGCGGCCCGCGTGTTGCTCGGCATCGTCGCCCGGCATCCCGAAGTCCTGCGCGACGCCCCGCCGTGA
- a CDS encoding transcriptional regulator gives MYTVVETPTFQRYAATVWTGAEREEFIDWIAAHPEAGAVIPGTGGLRKVRWARQGMGKRGGARIIYFNPLDNGLIVLLIVYTKAKFDNLPTAVLNQLRGEASDG, from the coding sequence ATGTACACGGTCGTCGAAACCCCCACTTTCCAAAGATACGCCGCCACGGTGTGGACCGGCGCGGAGCGCGAGGAATTCATCGACTGGATCGCCGCGCATCCCGAGGCGGGCGCGGTCATCCCCGGCACCGGCGGGCTGCGCAAGGTACGCTGGGCGCGCCAAGGCATGGGCAAGCGCGGGGGCGCGAGGATCATTTATTTCAACCCACTGGACAACGGGCTGATCGTGCTGCTGATCGTCTACACCAAGGCCAAGTTCGACAACCTGCCCACGGCGGTCCTTAACCAACTGAGAGGGGAAGCCAGCGATGGATGA
- the tnpB gene encoding IS66 family insertion sequence element accessory protein TnpB (TnpB, as the term is used for proteins encoded by IS66 family insertion elements, is considered an accessory protein, since TnpC, encoded by a neighboring gene, is a DDE family transposase.): MIRRPEHLWLVVEPVDMRRGIDGLSAHVQHRLGRSPCSGAGFIFRNKAGTRLKLLVWDGNGAWLCQRRLHRGGFAWPALGEAVFALTPAQREWLVAGVDWRRLSATPPVDWQA; encoded by the coding sequence GTGATCCGGCGTCCGGAGCATCTGTGGTTGGTGGTCGAGCCGGTGGACATGAGGCGGGGCATCGATGGGCTGTCGGCCCATGTCCAGCACCGGCTGGGCCGGTCGCCGTGTTCCGGCGCGGGGTTCATCTTCCGGAACAAGGCGGGCACACGGCTGAAGCTGCTGGTGTGGGACGGGAACGGGGCGTGGCTGTGCCAGCGTCGGCTGCACCGGGGCGGGTTCGCGTGGCCCGCGCTGGGCGAGGCGGTGTTCGCGCTGACGCCGGCGCAGAGGGAATGGTTGGTGGCGGGGGTGGACTGGCGACGCCTGTCGGCCACGCCGCCGGTGGATTGGCAAGCCTGA
- the tnpA gene encoding IS66 family insertion sequence element accessory protein TnpA, whose protein sequence is MKKRDLPEVHVEAWRKSGLSQAEYCRQRGVNPKTFSGWVKREPAAGGLAGLGLIPVRVAPAPVAAEEGPALVLRLAPGVRLDIPATVPARWVAELLRGLA, encoded by the coding sequence ATGAAGAAGCGGGATTTGCCGGAGGTCCACGTCGAGGCGTGGAGGAAGAGCGGGTTGAGCCAGGCCGAGTATTGCCGTCAACGGGGAGTGAACCCCAAGACCTTCTCGGGCTGGGTGAAGCGGGAACCCGCCGCCGGGGGGTTGGCCGGCCTTGGATTGATTCCGGTCCGGGTGGCCCCGGCCCCGGTCGCCGCCGAGGAGGGGCCGGCTTTGGTGCTGCGGCTGGCCCCGGGTGTCCGGTTGGATATTCCCGCGACGGTACCGGCGCGCTGGGTGGCGGAATTGCTGAGGGGCTTGGCGTGA
- a CDS encoding IS5 family transposase, translating to MSCLEISDRLWERVASLLEPFKRRRPGGSKPLGFRTVMNGILYVLKTGCQWNCLPPCYGSKSAVHEHFQRWAAAGVFTEMFRWSAADYEELEGFELAWQSMDGSLVQAPVRQAHCRKDEGLGRNPTDRGRSGGKIHLQVDGKGMPFAVVQAGANVHDSRLVTVTVEAAVIAAPAGTQQGPRHLCLDKGYGYERVEREVAGLGYVPHIRKIGEEKRPGSAETHPARRWVVERTFAWLKGFRAIRTRYTCRGANYLALLQFACALILERRIKANSA from the coding sequence GTGAGTTGCTTGGAAATCTCGGATCGACTGTGGGAGCGGGTAGCGTCGTTGTTGGAGCCGTTCAAGCGGCGCAGGCCGGGCGGTTCCAAGCCGCTGGGGTTCCGGACGGTCATGAATGGGATTTTGTACGTGCTCAAAACTGGTTGCCAATGGAATTGCCTGCCGCCCTGCTATGGCTCGAAGAGCGCGGTCCACGAACACTTCCAGCGATGGGCCGCTGCGGGCGTGTTCACGGAGATGTTCCGCTGGTCGGCGGCGGATTATGAGGAGCTTGAGGGTTTTGAACTGGCCTGGCAGTCGATGGACGGCAGCCTGGTGCAGGCCCCGGTGCGCCAAGCCCACTGCCGGAAGGACGAGGGGTTGGGGCGCAATCCCACGGATCGCGGGCGTAGTGGCGGCAAGATCCACCTCCAGGTGGATGGGAAAGGGATGCCCTTTGCCGTCGTGCAAGCCGGGGCCAACGTACACGACAGCCGCTTGGTGACTGTCACGGTCGAGGCGGCCGTGATCGCGGCACCCGCCGGCACCCAGCAAGGACCCCGGCATCTTTGCCTGGACAAGGGTTATGGGTACGAGCGGGTTGAGCGGGAGGTTGCGGGATTGGGCTACGTTCCCCACATTCGCAAGATCGGCGAGGAAAAACGCCCCGGCTCCGCGGAAACACACCCCGCTCGGCGGTGGGTGGTGGAGCGGACATTCGCTTGGCTCAAGGGCTTCCGGGCCATCCGAACCCGCTACACCTGCCGTGGAGCCAATTATTTGGCCCTTCTTCAATTCGCCTGCGCCCTAATCCTTGAAAGACGGATCAAGGCCAACTCCGCGTAA
- a CDS encoding lipase family protein: MKKANAVANKVVIILLACLASISNAESAAPECLNTMAPPKNSFDLTQTAYLFNFIANADASIRGNPQNLADFVFAAVTNGNENRPYVFVDKTGNASFKSVAPGLIKTLGPRLAGGDWELVWGPGVYELSDSNGESDNAAFVVHSASQDAYILAIAGTNPSANLDWLLEDFKVGPDYLVKWPLSFDYPPTTIPRDQVVNSDQMISTGTAKGVYYLLTSLVQSRYAPSVRLTLQAFLSRLSQSSSGNTKLIVTGHSLGGALSPTVANWAQDTLTAIDSRWAGHVFAMPTAGPTPGNAAYARSWNVKFQPCTVPVNDGNIVKSLNSLVYSQWDIVPHAWDRIFKPLATQEENYYLWDPHPIGKRYGINTQLGELSLPSNKTSKAFGAAVVAAQRLGDEAGMTSQRSKIEIKDNNARPPYAAWPVLTLDTGNFNQVVPYYMPDSPIQDLGTFFDAIGNIHTWGYTSAFGIQIQDIQDIFPLTQRIK, encoded by the coding sequence ATGAAAAAAGCAAATGCAGTTGCCAATAAGGTAGTCATAATCCTACTTGCCTGTTTGGCCTCAATATCAAACGCCGAAAGCGCTGCGCCAGAGTGTCTGAATACTATGGCCCCGCCGAAAAATAGCTTCGACCTCACTCAGACCGCTTATTTGTTCAATTTTATCGCGAATGCCGACGCCTCGATTCGCGGCAACCCGCAAAATCTCGCTGACTTTGTTTTTGCTGCGGTTACCAATGGCAACGAAAACAGGCCTTATGTATTTGTCGATAAAACGGGCAATGCGAGTTTCAAGTCGGTAGCCCCCGGATTGATTAAAACATTAGGTCCAAGGCTAGCCGGTGGAGATTGGGAGCTTGTTTGGGGGCCTGGTGTATATGAGTTATCAGACAGTAACGGCGAATCCGATAACGCTGCCTTTGTGGTTCATAGCGCCTCCCAAGATGCTTACATTCTCGCTATTGCTGGCACCAATCCCAGCGCGAACTTGGATTGGTTGCTGGAGGATTTCAAGGTCGGCCCGGACTATCTTGTCAAATGGCCGCTGTCTTTCGATTATCCGCCGACAACCATTCCTCGCGATCAAGTGGTTAACTCGGACCAGATGATTTCAACGGGAACCGCCAAGGGCGTTTATTATCTTTTGACCAGCCTCGTCCAATCGCGATACGCACCATCGGTGAGGCTCACGTTACAAGCCTTTTTATCGCGATTATCACAAAGTTCAAGCGGCAATACTAAGCTTATCGTGACCGGGCACAGCTTGGGCGGCGCACTTTCTCCAACGGTTGCGAACTGGGCGCAGGACACACTCACCGCTATTGATTCAAGATGGGCGGGACATGTCTTTGCCATGCCAACCGCTGGCCCCACGCCCGGCAATGCCGCCTATGCCCGTAGCTGGAATGTTAAGTTCCAGCCATGCACCGTACCAGTTAACGACGGCAACATTGTCAAATCCCTGAATTCATTGGTTTATAGCCAATGGGATATTGTTCCCCATGCCTGGGACCGCATCTTTAAACCATTGGCTACACAAGAGGAAAATTATTACTTATGGGATCCGCATCCCATCGGTAAACGCTATGGTATCAATACCCAGCTTGGTGAACTTTCCCTACCCTCGAATAAAACCTCCAAAGCGTTTGGTGCAGCTGTTGTCGCGGCCCAACGCTTAGGAGACGAGGCTGGCATGACATCACAAAGAAGCAAAATAGAAATCAAGGATAATAATGCCAGGCCACCTTATGCGGCTTGGCCGGTTCTCACTTTGGATACTGGCAATTTCAATCAAGTTGTGCCTTATTATATGCCAGACTCACCAATACAAGATCTTGGTACGTTTTTTGATGCTATTGGTAATATTCACACTTGGGGATATACATCCGCATTCGGCATACAAATCCAAGATATACAAGATATATTCCCGCTTACGCAACGTATCAAATAA
- a CDS encoding response regulator, whose product MRIIIADDHMIFREGLKLLLGQCPECRIVAETGTAETLKALVREHGPELLILDYNMPGGDVGETLAYLKQRHPELRVLMLTAERSGALLKHLADSGADGIFLKEGSAEALLAAVRTVGGGGRLIPNNVRERIDQADLNLTAREFQVLHLICAGWANPAIAERFALSTRTVDKHRENILRKLGVNNVVQLIRKVEALGLFESLPES is encoded by the coding sequence ATGCGCATCATCATAGCGGACGACCACATGATCTTTCGGGAAGGACTCAAGCTGCTGCTCGGCCAGTGCCCGGAATGCCGGATCGTGGCCGAGACCGGCACGGCGGAAACGCTGAAAGCCCTGGTCCGCGAACACGGACCCGAGCTTTTGATCCTGGATTACAACATGCCGGGTGGGGATGTGGGCGAAACGCTGGCCTATCTCAAGCAGCGCCACCCGGAACTGCGGGTGCTGATGCTGACTGCCGAGCGCTCCGGGGCGTTGCTCAAGCATCTGGCGGATAGCGGAGCCGACGGCATTTTCTTGAAGGAAGGTTCGGCGGAAGCCCTGCTCGCCGCCGTCCGTACCGTGGGCGGCGGCGGCAGGCTGATCCCCAACAACGTGCGGGAGCGGATCGACCAAGCCGATTTGAACCTGACGGCGCGTGAATTCCAGGTCTTGCACCTGATCTGCGCGGGCTGGGCCAACCCGGCCATCGCCGAGCGCTTTGCCCTATCGACCCGCACCGTGGACAAGCACCGCGAGAATATCCTGCGCAAGCTGGGCGTGAACAACGTGGTGCAGTTGATCCGCAAGGTCGAAGCCCTGGGTTTGTTCGAGTCCTTGCCGGAAAGCTGA
- a CDS encoding sensor histidine kinase: protein MYILLWPLAMFSSAAGGGGDALVVTPAVERVAARSYAGFLDDPGQTLTLAEVLADPGRFSPAGRYQSRLGGVAMRWARLPLLNAGATTGHWLLALGVPDAEVLEVYRVADGHTAILARLGPDADFAARPVPSRMLAVPVALAAGQRVELYLRYRTHANTPLSLELLSPQRFQRDLAEGDFFNGLVVGLLLALTVFALLQYLALGRAAFLAYMVLALLMAVFVLEFEGYGFQYLWPGRGAWNQDVPFYLTMGVQVGHALFAVLLFDLRRESPRLCRAYLAYLPVPLLCFLAYRLGYWTWPTLLAMLIYGGLVCATGVLCLRRRFPAAAWFLAGALGYVLFINLLFGLSVCGFAPEGLNPFVLPKLGYVWEAVCFATALARQVQALRRRLEDGLRRHLAEAEQLARVEAEKNRALLAAQAQQLQWAAAGHDLAQPLASIRFGLAVLRAQAGSEAATRHLDQALDYTEGLLRALIDEAKRGYAAGQRALDLEDLLAEAHQRHLSAARRKGLELRYSPTGQRIQGSALVLGRILDNLIGNAIRYTERGRVLVGVRRRADGLEIQVCDTGPGFDTARRERLLTPFAQSGALVAERLGHGLGLHIVHALCAQSGYRFHIAAKPGRGSVFGVVVPFPR from the coding sequence TTGTACATCTTGTTATGGCCGCTGGCGATGTTTTCGTCCGCCGCCGGGGGGGGCGGCGATGCCCTGGTGGTGACGCCCGCCGTCGAGCGGGTCGCGGCGCGGTCCTATGCGGGGTTCCTGGATGATCCGGGCCAAACCCTGACCCTGGCCGAAGTGCTGGCCGACCCAGGGCGTTTCTCCCCCGCCGGACGCTATCAGTCCCGCTTGGGTGGCGTGGCGATGCGCTGGGCGCGGCTGCCGCTGCTCAATGCCGGGGCCACGACCGGCCATTGGTTGCTGGCCCTGGGTGTGCCCGACGCCGAAGTCTTGGAGGTCTACCGGGTGGCGGACGGCCACACGGCCATCCTGGCCCGGCTTGGGCCGGATGCGGATTTCGCCGCCCGGCCCGTGCCGTCCCGGATGTTGGCGGTGCCGGTGGCGTTGGCGGCGGGGCAGCGGGTCGAACTTTATCTGCGCTACCGCACCCATGCCAACACCCCCCTGAGCCTGGAATTATTATCCCCGCAACGGTTCCAGCGCGATTTGGCCGAGGGCGATTTCTTCAACGGCTTGGTGGTCGGCTTGTTGTTGGCCCTGACCGTGTTCGCGCTGCTGCAATATCTGGCGCTGGGCCGGGCGGCGTTCCTGGCCTATATGGTCCTGGCCTTGCTGATGGCGGTCTTCGTGTTGGAATTCGAGGGTTACGGTTTCCAATACTTGTGGCCGGGCCGGGGGGCCTGGAACCAGGACGTGCCGTTCTATCTGACCATGGGCGTCCAGGTCGGCCATGCCCTGTTCGCGGTGCTGTTGTTCGACCTGCGCCGCGAGTCGCCCCGCTTGTGCCGGGCCTATCTCGCCTATCTCCCCGTGCCGCTGTTGTGTTTCCTGGCCTACCGCCTGGGCTATTGGACCTGGCCCACCTTGTTGGCGATGCTGATTTACGGCGGCTTGGTATGCGCCACGGGCGTCCTGTGCCTGCGCCGGAGGTTCCCGGCGGCGGCGTGGTTCCTGGCCGGTGCCCTGGGTTATGTCCTGTTCATCAATCTTCTGTTCGGGTTGAGTGTGTGCGGGTTCGCCCCCGAAGGGTTGAATCCTTTCGTGTTGCCCAAGCTCGGTTATGTCTGGGAGGCGGTGTGCTTCGCCACCGCCTTGGCGCGGCAAGTCCAGGCTTTGCGGCGGCGTTTGGAGGACGGCCTGCGCCGCCATCTGGCCGAGGCCGAGCAATTGGCGCGGGTCGAGGCCGAGAAGAACCGCGCCCTGCTGGCCGCCCAGGCCCAGCAATTGCAATGGGCGGCGGCCGGCCACGACTTGGCCCAGCCCTTGGCCTCGATCCGGTTCGGGCTGGCGGTACTCCGCGCCCAGGCCGGGAGCGAGGCCGCCACCCGCCATCTCGACCAAGCCCTGGATTACACCGAGGGTTTGCTGCGGGCCTTGATCGACGAGGCCAAGCGTGGCTATGCGGCGGGACAGCGGGCGCTGGACCTGGAAGACCTCCTGGCCGAGGCCCACCAGCGCCATCTTTCCGCCGCTCGGCGCAAGGGCTTGGAATTGCGTTACAGCCCCACGGGCCAGCGTATCCAAGGTTCGGCCCTGGTGCTGGGGCGCATCCTCGATAACCTGATCGGCAACGCCATCCGCTATACCGAACGGGGCCGCGTCCTGGTCGGGGTACGCCGCCGCGCCGATGGCCTGGAAATCCAGGTGTGCGACACCGGCCCTGGCTTCGATACCGCCCGCCGCGAGCGTTTGCTGACGCCCTTCGCCCAAAGCGGTGCCCTGGTGGCCGAGCGGCTGGGCCATGGCCTGGGGCTGCATATCGTCCACGCCCTTTGCGCCCAATCCGGTTATCGCTTCCATATCGCGGCCAAGCCGGGCCGGGGCAGCGTGTTCGGGGTGGTGGTGCCGTTCCCCCGGTGA